One Bythopirellula goksoeyrii genomic window, GAGAGTCGGATTCACATTCAGCACTCGGACTTGAATCGAATGCTGATCGAAACCGCCATCGTCGTCAAACAAAGTGACCGTAATAGTGTAAGTGTTGTCAGCGTCGTTGTCCTCATACAGGTGGCTGTCGGACAGTGTTCCGCTGGTCGCCACTCCTTGCTGGCCATCAATTGCTGTTGCCGGAGCTTGGGCCATTTCAGTCGGAGTGCCGTCGCCCCAATCAATCGAATAGTGGAAGCTCTCAACCGACGCCCCATTGGGATTCAACGGATTGTTGTAGCCGGGATCGGTGAATACACCCAAATCATTGAGGTCCAGTGTATCTCCTTCATCGATTTCGAAAACGCCATCAGTGAGCGTCAGTGTCGGCGACACATTCGCAATAACAATCGTAAAGGTACGAGTGACAAGGCCACCATCATCGTCACTCACCACTACGGAGACGGTATAGGTACCGTTGTCGGCGTAGGCATGGGCCATGTGCGAAAACGTGGCTTTGGTAGTCACGTTCTCGCCTCCATTGGTGCGAGTGTCGATCATGAGACTGTCAGGCGTCGAGCCATCGCCCCAATCAACCGAAACCGCCGTAAATGTTTCGACGGTCCCTCCGGCCAGTAGAGGATTGGCAGGATTATCAAAGCCAGGATCCTCGAGGCCAACCCCGAGACCACTGAGAGTAAAAATCTGGCCTTCGTCAACTTGCAGCGGGTCACTCACGCCAGTTAGGGTTGGATCGACGTTGAGCACGGAGACTTGAAAGGATTTCGAGTCGCTATCGGTATCGTCGTCCGTGACAGTCACTGTGACGGTATAAACACCGTTATCTGCATAGATGTGGCTAGCACCTAACACTCCATTACCACTGGCCTCTGTCACGGCAACCACTGCCACGGGACTCCCATCTCCCCAGTCCACGGTAGCTGTGTGGCTGTCTAGAGACCCAACGTCGGTAAAGGAACCCAACCTATCGCCAGTAAGATCCAACAATGCACCTTCATCGATCGTCTGATCATCAGCAACGGTCAGCTGCAACTGCACATTATTGACCCTGACCGAAGCCGTGGAACTACCGACCCCTGTATCATCGTCGGTGACCTTGGTCGAAATCGTATAGATATCGAATGCCGTTCCCGATGGATTCTCGTCGAGGTATTGGTGCTCGATGGAAAAGGTACGTGTCGTCGGATCCCACTCAATTCCGTCAGCAGACATGGTCAGTGCTGTCGTTCCCAAGCTAAAGGTCTGAGTATTCTCGGGACTTAACGGATCACCCCAGTCGACTTCCAAAGTGAAAGTATCAAGTGTCCCGACGTCTGAGATCGAACCATTGAGCGTGGCAATCTCGTTCTCATTGATCATCGCTACCGGATCTAGTGCAACCGTCGGCGCGACATTGTTCACAGTCAGTGGGACACTTGCCGTGGTCTGCCCTGCGTCGTCGTCTCGCAGTTGCACATTCACATTAAATGTATCGCTTGCTGTCCCGGTAGGATTATCGTCGAGATATTGGTGATTAATTGAGAACGTTCCACCTGTGACGACCACCGTCTGGTCATAAGTGCCATCGCCGTCCCAATCGATATCTAGCTGGTGTGTATCGAGTGTGCCGACATCAGAGTAAGTACCCGATAGTGTCGTCGTACCATCTTCGTTGATCGGAGTAGTGATCGTAAGAGAATCAATAGTCGGCGCGACATTGTTGACGGAAAGCGGGACACTTGCCGTGGCCTCCCCCGTGTCGTCATCCCGCAGCCGCACATTCACGTTGAACGTATCGCTCGGTGTCCCGGTAGGATCATCATCGAGATATTGGTGATTAATTGAGAACGTTCCACCTGTGACGACCACCGTCTGGTCATAAGTGCCATCGCCGTCCCAATCGATATCTAGCTGGTGTGTATCGAGTGTGCCGACATCAGAGTAAGTACCCGATAGTGTCGTCGTACCATCTTCGTTGATCGGAGTAGTGATCGTAAGAGAATCAATAGTCGGCGCGACATTGTTGACGGAAAGCGGGACACTTGCCGTGGCCTCCCCCGTGTCGTCATCCCGCAGCCGCACATTCACGTTGAACGTATCGCTCGGTGTCCCGGTAGGATCATCATCGAGATATTGGTGATTAATTGAGAACGTTCCACCTGTGACGACCACCGTCTGGTCATAAGTGCCATCGCCGTCCCAATCGATATCTAGCTGGTGTGTATCGAGTGTGCCGACATCAGAGTAAGTACCCGATAGTGTCGTCGTACCATCTTCGTTGATCGGAGTAGTGATCGTAAGAGAATCAATAGTCGGCGCGACATTGTTGACGGAAAGCGGGACACTTGCCGTGGCCTCCCCCGTGTCGTCATCCCGCAGCCGCACATTCACGTTGAACGTATCACTCGGTGTCCCAGTTGGGTTATCATCTAGATACTGGTGTGTGACCGAAAACACCCCACCTGCTACGGCCACCATCTGATCATACGTACCGTCACCGTCCCAGTCGATATCCAACTGGTGTGTGTCGAGCGTGCCAATATCGGAATAAGTACCCGATAGTGTCGCCGTACCGTTCTCATTGATCGGTGTGGTAATCAAAAGAGAATCGATGTGGGGCGCGATATTGTTCACAGTCAATGGGACGCTTGCCGTGGCCTGTCCCGTATCGTCGTCTCGCAAACGGACATTCACATTAAACGTGTCGCTCGGAGTGCCTGTAGGGTTGTCATCGAGATATTGGTGAACAACCGAGAACGTTCCGCCCGTGACGACTACCGTCTGGTCATACGTACCGTCACCGTCCCAGTCGATGTCTAACTGGTGTGTGTCGAGCGTACCAACATCGGAATAAGTACCCGATAGTGTCGCCGTACCATCTTCGTTGATCGGAGTAGTGATCGTAAGCGAATCAATTGTCGGCGCGATATTGTTGACGGAAAGCGGGACGCTTGCCGTGGCCTGTCCCGTATCGTCGTCTCGCAAGCGGACATTGACATTAAACGTGTCGCTCGGAGTGCCAGTAGGGTTGTCATCGAGATATTGGTGAACAACCGAGAACGTTCCGCCCGTGACGACTACCGTCTGGTCATACGTACCGTCACCGTCCCAGTCGATATCCAACTGGTGCGAGTCGAGTGAACCAACATCAGAGTAAGTTCCCGAAAGCGTTGCTGTGTCGTTCTCGTTGATCGGAGTAGATACCAAGAGCGAATCGATTTGGGGTGCGACATTGCTCACAGTAAGCGCCACACTTGCTGTGGCTTGTCCCGAATCATCATCCCGCAGTCGAACATTCACATTTAATGTGTCGCTCGCTGTGCCAGTAGGGTTGTCATCGAGATACTGGTGCGCGATGGAAAATGCACCACCTGCCACGGCTATTGTCTGGTCATAAGTGCCGTCGCCATCCCAATCGATATCTAGCTGGTGCGTGTCGAGTGTACCGATATCCGAATACGTACCGACTAGAGTCGCTGTACCATTCTCGTTAATTGGTGTAGTAACCCAAAGCGAATCAATACTCGGCGCAACATTATTCAGTGTCAGTTCTACACTTCCAGTATCCTGACCCGTGTCATCGTCTCGCAAGCGAACATTGACATCGAACACATCGCTCGCAGTACCTGTGGGAACATCGTCGAGATACTGATGCGCGACGGAAAATGTCCCTCCGCTGACGGAAATAGTCTGGTCGTAGGTCCCATTCCCGTCCCAGTCGATATCCAATACGTGAGTGTCGAGGCTGCCTGGATCGGAATAAGTGCCCGTCAATATCGCCGTGCCGTTCTCGTTGGTTGGCGTAGTAATCGAGAGCGAATCGAATCTGGGGGCAACGTTTTGCACCGTTTGTTGGAGAGTCGCTGTAACTTGTCCCAGGTCATCATCCTGCAGCGATACTATTACATTGAAAGTATCGCTTGCGGTGCCGGAAGGGCTATCGTCGAGGTACTGGTGCGATACAGAAAATGTTCCGCCTGAAACAGTCACAGTCTGGTCGAATGTGCCGTTTCCGTCCCAGTCAATCCTTAGCAGGTGTGTGTCAAGACTACCTACTTCGGAATACGTGCCGGCGAGAGTGGCAAAACCATTTTCGTTAGTCGGACTGCTGAGCGAGAGTGAGTCAAATTGCGGTGCGATGTTCTTCACCAAGATGTCGGCCGACGCACTGCCAGACTCGCCAAATGAGTTTGTCATCGTTGCCGTTACGGTATTCACATCTGATGAGGTGCCAGTAGGGTTGTCGTCCAAGTAGCGGTGCACGAGAACAACCCGCTCGATACTTGCTGCCGGAAGTGGAATTGTTTGAGTCGTGCCATCCCCCCAGTCCATGTGAAGTAGATGAGGTTGTGGTTCGCTATCGGTGAATCGGATTTCGGCTTGAACTAAGCCGTCCTCAAAAACCTCTACACTGTTGAGAGTAAGAGAAACCTGTGGAAACTGCGCAACCAATGAGGCGTCGGGCAGTGGTGGAGACAATCCTGCAGTGGGGTCGCCGGTCGAATTCGAATCAGTCGGCTCCACCATGAACGCAAGATTCTCGCCCACCTGAACATAGGGTTGATCTTCGACTATGGCGTCCAGCGCAACCCCCGCCCCAGCGGCATCAAGAACTCGGCGGCGTTCTAGTTTGCGAGGTCCACGGGGATTTACCGCGAAGTTGACCCGCTCCTTCCGCCGGCGCGATTCAGGCAACCAGCGAGTAATCAGTGCGAACAGTCCCATCGTAATTGCTATCCCGAAATTATCAGACCGGCTCCGTCCAGACGCTTTACATGCGCCGGCAAAGAAGCGAGACATTTGCAGACTGTCGCCGAACAGCCACCGGCTCCATTATCCGGAGAAAGCGGTAGGATTGTCAAATATTTGGCAGCTTACCACGATGATTCTGGGCGATTCTGGACATTCGACAGCCGACTCTCGACCGTCTAACCGTTACAATTCGACCGCCGAAATTCGCAAATGCGGCTGGACGCTTAGCGTAACACACGGCCACTAGAGGAACGAGAGTCGGAGCTTAAGAGCTGATTGCCAGAGGACTGCCCCCATGCAGCATCCGTCAACAATAGTGAAAGTGGCATGGAATTGCCCGACAAGCACCAATCCATTGAGCCAGACTTCGTAAACGCAATGCAGCTAACCTTCTTCTCTTTGCTTCCGACTTGTAGTGCTCGCTCCTCCAAAGCTGATCCAGCCTTTGCGCCAGAAATAGATGAGCATCCCTGCGGCGGTGCCGAGCATAGTGATCCACACCGCGGGGTAAGCCCATTTGACATGCAATTCGGGCATGTGTTCAAAATTCATACCGTAGATGCCCGCCAGAAAGGTTAGCGGGATAAAAATGCTGGCCATGATCGTGAGCACTTTCATCACTTCGTTCGTACGATTGGCAATCGACGAAAGATAGGTGTTCATGAGTCCCGTGACCATTTCTCGATACATCTCGGCAACCTCCGAGGTCTGCACGCAATGGTCGTAGGTATCGCGCAAGTAGATCTGCACTTCCGAGCTTATAGCGGGATGATCGCCCCGGACCATGGTGTTGACCGCCTCGCGCTGAGGCCAGATTCCGCGGCGCAAGTTTATTAGTCGGTTTTTGATTTGATTAAGTTCGATCAATAAGTCCGGTGTTGGATCAGTGACGACGACATCTTCGAGTTCTTCAAGATGCTCGCCGATTGATTCCAAGACGGGATAGTAGCCGTCAATGATGGTGTCGGCGATTGCATAGGCGAGAAAATCAGCCCGGTGCTGGCGGATAACACCTTTTCCGGAGCGAATACGGCGGCGAACGGGGTCCAACACATCGCCATAGCGTTCCTGAAAAGTAAGCACGTAATTCTTACTCAACACGATGCTTACTTGTTCCATGTCGATTTCACCCGGACCGTCAACACGAACCATTCGCACCACCGTCAACAGCTGGTCGCCATAAGCTTCAGTTTTTGGTCGTTGCGGAATGTTAACCACGTCTTCCAGTAGCAACGGATGCAGCTTAAACAGATCGCCAATGCTTTGAATAAGAGCCTTATCACCATACCCTTGAATATCGATCCAGGTGACTGCCTCCTCGTCGAACGCTGCTTTGAGTTCGTCGACTTCGCTGACGTCGGATTCAGTGACGTCCTCCGCTCGGTAGCGGATCATATAAATCCTAGGGGTGGGCGCTTCCTTGGGGATAACAAGCGTACCCGGTCGGGCACCGCTCTGAGGGTGGCGTTTGTCAAAAATCGCGGAAAACATCATACGCTCCCAGAGTATGTGGAGATTTGCCTACTTCGCCGAAAAGCTATTATGCCAGCGAACTTGCAATGAGCGCACCCCAGTTGGAAGCGATAAATGAAACACGCTCAATGTGTAAGACATTAATCGAGCTACTGCGATGCAATCAGCCCCGGGCGCGGAGTGCGATCTGGAAACTCTACAGCTGGCAAGCCAGCAGCTCGTCGCCAGATGCTCAACTGGCCTATGTGGATGTTTTCATGAAGGATCAACAGATCGGGTAACATGAATTCCACCGTGGGATACATTTCCGCCCAGCGAGGCAAACTTGGGGCCTGATTCAACTGTTCTTTCGTCGCAGAGAGCAGCGACTGGGCAACCAATTCATGTCCCTCACTCATTCGATCAAGCTGCGACTCTTTACTGCCATAAATCGTGTGGTCAGCCAAGGGGCCTCGGCCTCGAAACCCAAATAGATCATCGTCGGCTGGGTCAGCGAAAGATTCGCTCCTGAGTAGTGCTGGTACGATCGGATAGTAGAGCCCGATATGGCCCAGAATCCAAGCGGGGTGGTTCATGTTCCCGCCGGGGCGCAATACCATTTGCTCATCGCTCAAATCATCCAGCAATGCTAAAGCGTAGCGCAGCCCATTGTCCCAGGCATAGACAACCGATTGAGTGGAGAACATCGTAAATCCTTTTGGTGAGAGATCTGTCCAGGTTCTCGCGGGACACGAAAACGAATTGTTTGGTTCACACAATGTTCGCTCGAAGCGCTCCGCTCTGAAATGAGGCAGAGATCTGCCGGACCTGAGCGGGTAGTCGCAGCTAACAAGAAGCGTTGATAAGCCTGGTAAACTTTGCCGGTTTTGCCACTTCTGCTGGTCGTAGGGCGTGTCGCGAATCTACTTGAGAATCGGGTTGTGAGACGTCGAAATCAACTATCAGCGTGCTTCGATATCGTATCGACATGCGATCCCCACCAGGCTTTGCGCGACGGGACCCGTTCGATGTTCTCCGAAACCCACCGCTGCCTCGTTCGCCCGGCTCGAGCATACTACGTGGCCAATTCACCCGCAACAATGCCTTTGACTTTGTTGTTGGCCCTCGTACTGTCGATGCTCGCCCCAGCCGGTCGCAGAGCCGCTGCCGATGAGTCCCCCATCCGTTTCGTTGGATCCCCCAGCCGGCTGCAGCAACGGCTAACCAACGAGACGGGGACTCCAGCGGTGCCTATGCAGCCTGCCGCTGAAGCGACACTTCAAACAAAAGATCCCGCTCCCGACCTACCCCACAATCTCTTGGCGGCTGCCAATCTGACTAGTGGCGGGAAGATCCTACTCACTCAGGACTACACACAATCGGAAGCTGAAGTAATACCCACTCCGTTTCAGCAGCCCATCGAAGTAGATGGCATTGGGCCAGGAGGCATGGTCGAAGTTCCGTGTTTTGTTGCACCACCTCTGTCTCAGGTCAAAGCCAACATCGCTTTTCCCGCAGGAGACCTCCCTTCCGACAGAGCCCGCTTCTGCTCGGCAGACACTCCGTATGTGATGGATTCTCGATTGGACTTTGGTTGGGCCCAGTTCAATTTCCAATGGTCTGCCACCTGCCTCTGCCACAAGCCGCTCTATTTTGAAGAAATCAACGCCGAGCGCTACGGCTACACGGTCAGCCGCGTCTTGCAGCCTGTCATATCTGGGGGCAAGTTCTTCCTAACCATCCCCGCCCTGCCCTACCTAATGACAGTGGATCGCCCCTGCGATTGTATTTACACCTTGGGACAGTACCGCCCGGGAGACTGTGTCCCCCGTCGCTGGAACCGCGTACCATTGCAGGCCTGTGCCGCGATCGTAGAAGTTGGCACCATCGCAGGCCTAATCCTGCTGATTCCATAAAAGCATCGCATGCTTATTCGATGTAGGCCGGAACAAGACGTGCGCAGTTCCGGCGCTGCATAGCGATCTAGGACGCCCGGCAGAGACATCACTACCGCTCGTTGCGGCCTACCATGGTAAACGCAACTTCCTCTTCACGAAATCAGTCGCGAGCTGGGCAATCGTCGCTCGATTGGCATCGATCTTGGCCTTTCCAGTCGATCCCAATAAGGCTTGGCCATCCTGTTGGTCGAGTTGCACTTCGACCACGTGAAATCGATTGGCGTCGATTTCTGATAACTCTGAATCGGTGCGAGTTGCTCGACTGGCAACTTGTGATACCGTGCCCGTGAGAATTCGCACAGGGGCAGAGCCGAGAAGAATTCGCACGTTGTCGCCAACTTCAACTTCAGCGATGTCGCGTTCATCGACCGTGACTAATGCGGACACTCGTTCAGGATCGCCAATCGTGCAAAGCACGGTTCCCGGCTCAACCCAGCATTGCTGATTTTTCGAATCCAGCGGTGTACCACTCCAAGTCGGGAGTCGGTTAGATGAGCGTTTGTGTTCGACAACGGGCGGGGCGATCACCGTCCCTGCGATGGGTGCTTGCAGATCTAGCGTTGACGCCCGTTGGTTGTACTGGGCGAGTTGCGATTCAGCGTCTCGTAGTTCCGATTCAGCGGTGGGGAGTTGAAGTGACATGCGCGGATCCAGGGCTCGCAAGGTCTTCAGTTGATCGACATGCATCCTCTTTTCTGCCAGTTCCCCCCGGTACTCGACTAGTGAAAGTTCCACCTGGGGATCGACCAGGCGCGCGATCGTATCCCCCGGCTGGACCTGGGTTCCAGCAGAGAGTGCAAATTCTAATTGCCCCGGTTCGGTGGCATAGATGGCATGTCCCTCGGCAGGTACGAAAACCACAGAACCTTCGACTGTGTGCCGAATTGGATAGAAAAACAAGAGCCCGGCCACTCCGGCCAAGAAGGCACTAAGGAGAGAAACCCGCAGCTTGCGGAGCCGATAGCGATTGATGGGATTGCGGATCACCCTCCAGATCCCCAGGCAGGGACCGACGATCATGCCGACAACCGTCACTCCTGCGAGCAGAAACACTATTTTTTCTAGATGATAGGGCCTCGCTACGGCGAGCAGCATCGCAAAGATCGCCAGCAGAATCACCACGCTATAGATCCGCGCCGCTACCGCATAGATCGCCAGACGTCGCTGCTGGATTGTGCTAATCAAGGGATCAGCCGTGTGCGGCTGGCCAAGCAACCAGTCTCGCAAACGTTCGCCCCACAGACCGGAGGCACGTCCCGAGAGATTGGGGATTTCCAATAAGTCGGCGAGCAGATAATAACCATCGTAGCGCAGCAATGGATTGGCATTCACAGCCAAAGTGCTGATCGAACAAATGATCGCCAACCCCAACAGCCACGTGTGCAGCAGCCCAGGTTCGGTGTGCCACCACAGGATGACTGCCCCAGCCGCAATAACCAATTCGACGATCATCCCCGCCGCCGAGACGGCCATCCTCTGCCACTTGCTCGGTAACTTCCACACGTCGGATACATCGCAATAGAGACAGGGCAGCAGCGCCAACAGCATGATCCCCATTTCGTGACAGCGGGAACCCACATGGCGGCATGTGACCGCGTGCCCCAATTCATGCAGCACTTTCACCCCAGCGATGGTCAAGAGCCACAATAGCAAATAGTTCGGGGTGGTCAGTTCACTGATCGAAGGCATCCGCGCAGCGAATTGAGTCCAATGTCCAACTAGCAGCCAGATTGCATAAACCACCATGGTGACGGCTGCCACGCCGACCACTGGAGAGAATAACCAGCGCACGTTCGAGTAAAGCGATTCGATTGTTGCCGTAGCGTCCCAGCTCGCAACGCGAAAAGACAAGACTCGGACCAGACTTTGCCAACGTTCATTCCGGCGACGCTTGGTGGCACGATCCAGCAGCTCCCGACCTTGTC contains:
- a CDS encoding beta strand repeat-containing protein, which translates into the protein MSRFFAGACKASGRSRSDNFGIAITMGLFALITRWLPESRRRKERVNFAVNPRGPRKLERRRVLDAAGAGVALDAIVEDQPYVQVGENLAFMVEPTDSNSTGDPTAGLSPPLPDASLVAQFPQVSLTLNSVEVFEDGLVQAEIRFTDSEPQPHLLHMDWGDGTTQTIPLPAASIERVVLVHRYLDDNPTGTSSDVNTVTATMTNSFGESGSASADILVKNIAPQFDSLSLSSPTNENGFATLAGTYSEVGSLDTHLLRIDWDGNGTFDQTVTVSGGTFSVSHQYLDDSPSGTASDTFNVIVSLQDDDLGQVTATLQQTVQNVAPRFDSLSITTPTNENGTAILTGTYSDPGSLDTHVLDIDWDGNGTYDQTISVSGGTFSVAHQYLDDVPTGTASDVFDVNVRLRDDDTGQDTGSVELTLNNVAPSIDSLWVTTPINENGTATLVGTYSDIGTLDTHQLDIDWDGDGTYDQTIAVAGGAFSIAHQYLDDNPTGTASDTLNVNVRLRDDDSGQATASVALTVSNVAPQIDSLLVSTPINENDTATLSGTYSDVGSLDSHQLDIDWDGDGTYDQTVVVTGGTFSVVHQYLDDNPTGTPSDTFNVNVRLRDDDTGQATASVPLSVNNIAPTIDSLTITTPINEDGTATLSGTYSDVGTLDTHQLDIDWDGDGTYDQTVVVTGGTFSVVHQYLDDNPTGTPSDTFNVNVRLRDDDTGQATASVPLTVNNIAPHIDSLLITTPINENGTATLSGTYSDIGTLDTHQLDIDWDGDGTYDQMVAVAGGVFSVTHQYLDDNPTGTPSDTFNVNVRLRDDDTGEATASVPLSVNNVAPTIDSLTITTPINEDGTTTLSGTYSDVGTLDTHQLDIDWDGDGTYDQTVVVTGGTFSINHQYLDDDPTGTPSDTFNVNVRLRDDDTGEATASVPLSVNNVAPTIDSLTITTPINEDGTTTLSGTYSDVGTLDTHQLDIDWDGDGTYDQTVVVTGGTFSINHQYLDDDPTGTPSDTFNVNVRLRDDDTGEATASVPLSVNNVAPTIDSLTITTPINEDGTTTLSGTYSDVGTLDTHQLDIDWDGDGTYDQTVVVTGGTFSINHQYLDDNPTGTASDTFNVNVQLRDDDAGQTTASVPLTVNNVAPTVALDPVAMINENEIATLNGSISDVGTLDTFTLEVDWGDPLSPENTQTFSLGTTALTMSADGIEWDPTTRTFSIEHQYLDENPSGTAFDIYTISTKVTDDDTGVGSSTASVRVNNVQLQLTVADDQTIDEGALLDLTGDRLGSFTDVGSLDSHTATVDWGDGSPVAVVAVTEASGNGVLGASHIYADNGVYTVTVTVTDDDTDSDSKSFQVSVLNVDPTLTGVSDPLQVDEGQIFTLSGLGVGLEDPGFDNPANPLLAGGTVETFTAVSVDWGDGSTPDSLMIDTRTNGGENVTTKATFSHMAHAYADNGTYTVSVVVSDDDGGLVTRTFTIVIANVSPTLTLTDGVFEIDEGDTLDLNDLGVFTDPGYNNPLNPNGASVESFHYSIDWGDGTPTEMAQAPATAIDGQQGVATSGTLSDSHLYEDNDADNTYTITVTLFDDDGGFDQHSIQVRVLNVNPTLDPLIATDVTPQGTTILTLSFADPGTDSFEILVDWGDQLALPPDQRFVVETAHVGPTPTTYVLTHQYLGPPDPLHPAADIDIRVKILDDDFGTLGVVEDGESNLQTVTIANPGIGQQFIRIDTTVYVPQLSFPERTQMVDLENASNTNFLFQQGLNVQSGSGELNATTERFLELRVISADGSFSEGFRLRPEVLQDLPALFRTLPDNHYALYVVNLETNTRRLVIEVYVRNGKLIDPGDDSEGTRDRPPTDKQTQEPAPEKVENVDLESVPAAASLPSQSSATLPSIKTFPVSTGVSGFSAVMPKSSWKSGPSRWTAVALGLAASPATQNWARQIDQALAQATATQWRKLQVHNPKKRKKQ
- the corA gene encoding magnesium/cobalt transporter CorA, producing MMFSAIFDKRHPQSGARPGTLVIPKEAPTPRIYMIRYRAEDVTESDVSEVDELKAAFDEEAVTWIDIQGYGDKALIQSIGDLFKLHPLLLEDVVNIPQRPKTEAYGDQLLTVVRMVRVDGPGEIDMEQVSIVLSKNYVLTFQERYGDVLDPVRRRIRSGKGVIRQHRADFLAYAIADTIIDGYYPVLESIGEHLEELEDVVVTDPTPDLLIELNQIKNRLINLRRGIWPQREAVNTMVRGDHPAISSEVQIYLRDTYDHCVQTSEVAEMYREMVTGLMNTYLSSIANRTNEVMKVLTIMASIFIPLTFLAGIYGMNFEHMPELHVKWAYPAVWITMLGTAAGMLIYFWRKGWISFGGASTTSRKQREEG
- a CDS encoding DinB family protein, which gives rise to MFSTQSVVYAWDNGLRYALALLDDLSDEQMVLRPGGNMNHPAWILGHIGLYYPIVPALLRSESFADPADDDLFGFRGRGPLADHTIYGSKESQLDRMSEGHELVAQSLLSATKEQLNQAPSLPRWAEMYPTVEFMLPDLLILHENIHIGQLSIWRRAAGLPAVEFPDRTPRPGLIASQ
- a CDS encoding HlyD family efflux transporter periplasmic adaptor subunit, with protein sequence MSNPTDYLLATANRLLGLRSRGDIAPVAVSYGGQESFVLKDPLTLEVFQLSAAEMFLFDELRKENSLADLQKCFEAKFAPRTITHAALQQAVAQLFDQGLLVSTAAGQGRELLDRATKRRRNERWQSLVRVLSFRVASWDATATIESLYSNVRWLFSPVVGVAAVTMVVYAIWLLVGHWTQFAARMPSISELTTPNYLLLWLLTIAGVKVLHELGHAVTCRHVGSRCHEMGIMLLALLPCLYCDVSDVWKLPSKWQRMAVSAAGMIVELVIAAGAVILWWHTEPGLLHTWLLGLAIICSISTLAVNANPLLRYDGYYLLADLLEIPNLSGRASGLWGERLRDWLLGQPHTADPLISTIQQRRLAIYAVAARIYSVVILLAIFAMLLAVARPYHLEKIVFLLAGVTVVGMIVGPCLGIWRVIRNPINRYRLRKLRVSLLSAFLAGVAGLLFFYPIRHTVEGSVVFVPAEGHAIYATEPGQLEFALSAGTQVQPGDTIARLVDPQVELSLVEYRGELAEKRMHVDQLKTLRALDPRMSLQLPTAESELRDAESQLAQYNQRASTLDLQAPIAGTVIAPPVVEHKRSSNRLPTWSGTPLDSKNQQCWVEPGTVLCTIGDPERVSALVTVDERDIAEVEVGDNVRILLGSAPVRILTGTVSQVASRATRTDSELSEIDANRFHVVEVQLDQQDGQALLGSTGKAKIDANRATIAQLATDFVKRKLRLPW